In one Silene latifolia isolate original U9 population chromosome 10, ASM4854445v1, whole genome shotgun sequence genomic region, the following are encoded:
- the LOC141604942 gene encoding putative protein S-acyltransferase 12, whose product MDFNPFKLCTGLRSLGYLMILMVVGIIVISYWAVVVLSWGPKLIHGGGDRVPAAFIVIAFHILLIMLTWSYFMTVFQDPGSVPQNWRPVTEANLEEGTSSSQSDNIPLEVLASPWPSSGGVEGRPAVTYCNGCHNFKPPRCHHCSVCQRCVLKMDHHCIWVVNCVGARNYKFFLLFLLYTFLETTMDTLVLLPNILTLLKEAKKHSGSPGNLAVMALAFVLNLAFALSLLCFVVMHATLLWSNTTSVEHYVKRKEKNKTAARSKYDMGFRRNFEQVFGTRKALWFLPLLSKDDLDNSNSLQGTYFPMRDDVES is encoded by the exons ATGGATTTCAACCCGTTTAAGCTCTGTACCGGGTTACGGTCTTTGGGTTACTTGATGATCCTTATGGTTGTGGGTATTATTGTCATCAGTTATTGGGCTGTTGTTGTTCTTTCTTGGGGGCCCAAATTGATCCATGGTGGTGGTGACCGTGTGCCTGCTGCATTCATCGTCATAGCCTTCCATATTTTG CTTATAATGTTAACCTGGAGCTACTTTATGACTGTATTTCAAGACCCTGGTTCTGTTCCTCAAAACTGGAGGCCAGTAACGGAAGCAAACCTAGAGGAAGGTACTTCATCCTCGCAGTCTGATAACATTCCATTAGAGGTGCTCGCTTCTCCATGGCCGTCTTCAGGTGGTGTAGAGGGAAGACCAGCTGTGACTTATTGTAATGGATGTCACAATTTTAAGCCACCACGTTGCCACCATTGTTCCGTCT GCCAGAGATGCGTTCTTAAAATGGATCACCATTGCATTTGGGTGGTAAATTGTGTTGGCGCTCGTAACTACAAATTCTTCCTGTTATTTCTT CTTTATACATTCTTGGAGACGACTATGGACACTCTAGTATTGCTTCCTAATATTCTTACGCTGCTTAAAGAAGCAAAGAAGCATTCCGGCTCTCCAGGGAATCTCGCTGTCATGGCTTTGGCATTTG TTCTTAATTTGGCCTTCGCCCTCAGTCTCCTCTGTTTcgttgttatgcatgcaactctTCTCTGGAGCAACACAACTTCTGTAGAG CATTATGTGAAGAGAAAGGAGAAAAATAAAACAGCGGCCAGATCGAAGTATGACATGGGTTTTAGAAGGAATTTCGAGCAG GTTTTTGGCACGAGAAAGGCGTTGTGGTTTCTCCCACTGCTCTCGAAGGATGACTTAGACAATTCAAACTCATTGCAAGGCACATATTTTCCGATGCGTGATGATGTAGAGTCGTAA
- the LOC141604944 gene encoding protein STRICTOSIDINE SYNTHASE-LIKE 10-like codes for MFYFHHIFVIVIAVLSSFLIIKAQSREFHRLPLAPYMIGPESIAFDCKGEGPYAGISDGRIIKWEGRGWTEFAITNPYRPRLCDGLDNSRIEQFCGRPLGLKFDMRTCDLYIADSSMGLMRVGSRGGVATSVSTGVAGVPFRFLNALDIDSNSGAVYFTDTSTKYHRWEYVQAMKNLDRTGRLLKYDPKTKDVTVLLDGLAFANGVALSENKDFVLVAETTASQIKRFWLTGPKAGSSEIFAKLTGKPDNINRNNKGEFWVAQNPSKPVKLNQFGEIMESLDTPMITDSSDVVEFRDRIWIGSVIQPYLRYSL; via the exons ATGTTTTATTTTCATCATATTTTCGTCATTGTTATTGCGGTTTTGTCTAGTTTTCTTATTATTAAGGCTCAATCTAGGGAATTTCATCGCCTCCCATTAGCCCCTTATATGATCGGACCCGAGTCTATAGCCTTCGATTGTAAAGGCGAAGGTCCTTATGCCGGTATTTCCGATGGCCGTATTATTAAGTGGGAAGGTCGCGGATGGACGGAATTCGCCATAACTAACCCATACAG GCCAAGACTCTGTGATGGACTTGATAATTCAAGAATTGAGCAATTTTGTGGGAGGCCCTTGGGATTGAAGTTTGATATGAGAACGTGTGACCTCTACATTGCTGATTCAAGCATGGGTTTGATGAGAGTGGGTAGTAGAGGTGGGGTTGCCACATCAGTTTCTACGGGTGTCGCCGGAGTTCCATTCCGATTTTTAAATGCATTGGATATTGACTCCAACTCTGGAGCTGTTTACTTCACTGATACTAGTACCAAGTATCATCGATG GGAATATGTACAAGCAATGAAGAACCTCGATCGCACAGGACGATTATTAAAGTATGATCCAAAGACTAAAGATGTCACCGTTTTACTAGATGGTTTAGCTTTTGCGAATGGGGTTGCTCTTAGCGAAAATAAAGACTTTGTCCTTGTTGCTGAGACAACCGCATCTCAAATTAAGAGGTTTTGGCTCACTGGGCCAAAAGCCGGAAGTTCTGAAATTTTCGCAAAACTTACCGGGAAGCCCGATAATATTAACCGGAACAATAAAGGTGAATTTTGGGTAGCCCAGAATCCCTCCAAGCCTGTTAAGTTGAATCAATTTGGTGAAATTATGGAAAGTTTGGACACGCCAATGATCACCGATTCAAGCGACGTCGTAGAATTTCGCGATAGGATTTGGATTGGATCGGTTATTCAACCTTATCTTCGTTATAGTTTATAG